A portion of the Melitaea cinxia chromosome 1, ilMelCinx1.1, whole genome shotgun sequence genome contains these proteins:
- the LOC123653737 gene encoding uncharacterized protein LOC123653737 — MICAKQGARVKTQLMGDLPSFRVKPARPFLNSGVDFAGPIQILLKKGRGAQTGKAYIAIFVCMSTKAIHLELVGDLTSAAFIGAFKRFCARRGRCTNLWSDQGRNFVGANKELVEAWREARLQFDGEISELLANDGTQWHFIPAYSPNFGNLWEMGVKSIKHHLRRILNTNLTYEELTTVLCGIEACLNSRPLCPQEDNTLEPLTPGHFLITEAPVTVPDVNLKDAKISNLTRWQYTQKLLNDFWSRWQKEYLTPLQQRPKWLKREDEFKIGDIVLIKQDNLPPGKWLMGRITDKHPGPDGLTRVYSVKSGDNITKRCVTKLCALPIEID; from the coding sequence ATGATATGTGCTAAACAAGGGGCTAGGGTAAAAACACAATTGATGGGAGACTTACCAAGTTTTCGGGTAAAACCAGCTCGGCCATTCCTTAACTCCGGTGTCGACTTTGCGGGACCAAttcaaattttactaaaaaaggGCAGAGGAGCTCAAACTGGCAAGGCGTACATagctatttttgtatgtatgtccacGAAGGCGATCCACTTAGAGTTAGTTGGTGATCTGACTTCAGCTGCATTCATTGGTGCCTTTAAACGATTTTGCGCACGAAGAGGCAGATGCACCAACTTGTGGAGTGATCAGGGAAGAAATTTCGTTGGTGCTAACAAGGAGCTGGTTGAAGCCTGGAGGGAAGCTCGCCTACAATTTGATGGAGAAATTAGTGAATTACTTGCTAATGATGGAACACAATGGCACTTCATCCCGGCCTACTCCCCAAATTTTGGAAATTTATGGGAGATGGGTGTGAAGTCTATTAAGCACCATCTACGAAGAATCCTTAACACTAACCTTACCTATGAAGAGCTTACAACGGTTCTCTGTGGAATTGAAGCGTGCTTGAACTCGAGACCGCTGTGCCCGCAGGAGGACAACACGTTAGAACCATTAACTCCGGGTCATTTTTTGATAACTGAAGCCCCTGTAACCGTGCCTGATGTGAACCTGAAAGACGCTAAAATAAGCAACCTGACACGTTGGCAATACACGCAAAAACTGCTGAATGACTTCTGGTCAAGATGGCAAAAAGAATACTTGACGCCGCTGCAGCAAAGACCGAAATGGTTAAAACGCGAAGACGAATTCAAGATAGGAGACATTGTCCTCATAAAACAGGACAATTTGCCACCAGGAAAGTGGCTTATGGGACGAATAACCGACAAGCATCCTGGCCCTGACGGTCTTACCAGAGTCTATAGTGTAAAGAGTGGTGATAATATAACAAAGCGATGCGTAACCAAACTATGTGCGTTGCCCATCGAAATAGATTAG